A single region of the Oryzias melastigma strain HK-1 linkage group LG23, ASM292280v2, whole genome shotgun sequence genome encodes:
- the ascl1a gene encoding achaete-scute homolog 1a, with translation MDLTAKMEISHQQLIPPACFFSAAAAQSIHLSPGGSSSSSSSSGKSASKQPKRQRSSSPELLRCKRRLNFAGFGYSLPQQQPHAVARRNERERNRVKLVNNGFATLREHVPNGAANKKMSKVETLRSAVEYIRALQQLLDEHDAVSAAFQAGVLSPTMSQGYAADMNSMTGSPVSSYSSDEGSYDPLSPEEQELLDFTNWF, from the coding sequence ATGGACCTCACAGCCAAAATGGAAATTAGTCACCAGCAGCTGATTCCGCCCGCGTGCTTCTTCTCCGCTGCGGCTGCGCAGAGCATCCACCTGAGCCCCGgcgggagcagcagcagcagcagcagcagcgggaAGTCTGCATCCAAGCAGCCTAAGAGGCAGCGCTCCTCCTCCCCGGAGCTGCTGCGCTGCAAGCGCAGGCTGAACTTCGCGGGCTTCGGCTACTCGCTCCCGCAGCAGCAGCCGCACGCGGTGGCGCGCAGGAACGAGCGCGAGCGCAACCGGGTCAAGCTGGTCAACAACGGCTTCGCCACCCTGCGGGAGCACGTGCCCAACGGCGCCGCCAACAAGAAGATGAGCAAAGTGGAGACGCTGCGCTCCGCCGTGGAGTACATCCGCgcgctgcagcagctgctggacgaGCACGACGCCGTGAGCGCCGCCTTCCAGGCCGGCGTGCTGTCGCCCACCATGTCGCAGGGATACGCGGCGGACATGAACTCCATGACGGGCTCCCCCGTGTCCTCCTACTCCTCTGATGAAGGCTCCTACGACCCGCTGAGCCCGGAGGAGCAGGAGCTTCTGGACTTCACCAACTGGTTTTGA